One window of Phycodurus eques isolate BA_2022a unplaced genomic scaffold, UOR_Pequ_1.1 contig_29, whole genome shotgun sequence genomic DNA carries:
- the LOC133398274 gene encoding gastrula zinc finger protein XlCGF57.1-like isoform X1 produces the protein MCARTTAASEKELSGAKEEDEPRRQLVDATRMQPRVVLHTADITEYLCTERQEPEPPHIKEEVEDEEVHHIKEEEEPILIKKEEEEVCTYIEEEEDITKIQLTGVPLKSEGQSEESRGAEPPSSSSSQQMTTEGDGDHCGGSQADGLLAPLSDRDDMTSHPPHTDDDNGQCEGDMTCHTENKEWKCSQCGKHFAVQSNLKLHMKIHTGERDFACSVCGQRFSWKRSLKLHTRTHTGEKPFSCSDCDKRFSEKEDLKKHTRTHTGEKPFVCSDCGQRFSQKGSLKRHTRTHTGEKPFSCSDCGQRFSQKESLKRHTRTHTGEKPFSCSDCDKRFSEKKDLKKHTRTHTGEKPFVCLDCGQRFSVKGSLKIHTRTHTGEKPFSCSVCGQRFSVKGSLKIHTRIHTGEKPFACLVCGQRFSEKGSLKIHTRTHTGEQPFSCSVCGQRFSLKGSLKIHTRTHTGKKPFSCSVRGQRFSEKGNFKKHTRTHTGEKLFSCSVCGQRFSVKGSLKLHTRTHTGEKPFSCSDCDKGFSEKEDLKKHTRTHTGEKPFVCSDCGQRFSQKGSLKRHTRTHTGEKPFSCSDCGQRFSQKENLKRHTRTHTGEKQFSCSDCDKRFSEKEDLKIHTRTHTGEKPFSCSVCGQRFSRKSRVKTHKCAGENSSDQDAFNENVNV, from the coding sequence ACATAACTGAATATCTTTGTACTGAGCggcaggagccagagccccctcacattaaagaggaagtggaggacgaagaggtccaccacattaaagaggaagaggagcccattttgattaaaaaagaggaggaagaagtgtGCACCTACatcgaagaggaggaggatatcaCCAAGATTCAAttgactggtgtccctttgaagagtgaaggtcaaagtgaggagagcagaggggcagagcctccaagcagcagtTCAAGTCAACagatgacaacagaaggtgatggagaccactgtggaggatcacaagcagacggcctcttagctccactgtcagatCGTGATGACATGACTTCACACcctcctcacactgatgatgataatgGACAGTgtgaaggtgatatgacatgtcacactgaaaacaaagaatggaaatgttctcagtgtgggaagcattttgctgttcagagcaatttgaaactccacatgaaaatacacacagggGAGAGAgattttgcctgctcagtttgtggtcaaagattctcttggAAGAGAAgcttaaaattacacacacgaacacacactggtgagaaaccattttcctgctcagattgtgacaaaagattctctgaaaaggaagacttaaaaaaacacacaagaacacacactggtgagaaaccttttgtctgctcagattgtggccaaagattctctcagaagggaagcttaaaaagacacacaagaacacacactggtgagaaaccattttcctgctcagattgtggccaaagattctctcagaaggaaagcttaaaaagacacacaagaacacacactggtgagaaaccattttcctgctcagattgtgacaaaagattctctgaaaagaaagacttaaaaaaacacacaagaacacacactggtgagaaaccttttgtctgcttagattgtggccaaagattctctgtgaagggaagcttaaaaatacacacaagaacccacactggagagaaacctttttcctgctcagtttgtggccaaagattctctgtgaagggaagcttaaaaatacacacaagaatccacactggtgagaaaccttttgcttgcttagtttgtggtcagagattctctgaaaagggaagcttaaaaatacacacaagaacccacactggagagcaacctttttcctgctcagtttgtggccaaagattctctttgaagggaagcttaaaaatacacacaagaacacacactggtaagaaacctttttcctgctcagttcgtggtcaaagattctctgaaaaaggaaattttaaaaagcacacaagaacccacactggagagaaacttttttcctgctcagtttgtggccaaagattctctgtgaagggaagcttaaaattacacacaagaacacacactggtgagaaaccattttcctgctcagattgtgacaaaggattctctgaaaaggaagacttaaaaaaacacacaagaacacacactggtgagaaaccttttgtctgctcagattgtggccaaagattctctcagaagggaagcttaaaaagacacacaagaacacacactggtgagaaaccattttcctgctcagattgtggccaaagattctctcagaaggaaaacttaaaaagacacacaagaacacacactggtgagaaacaattttcctgctcagattgtgacaaaagattctctgaaaaggaagacttaaaaatacacacaagaacccacactggagagaaacctttttcctgctcagtttgtggccaaagattctctcgtaaATCTCGggttaagacacacaagtgtgctggtgagaatagcagtgatcaagatgctttcaatgaaaatgtaaatgtttaa
- the LOC133398274 gene encoding gastrula zinc finger protein XlCGF57.1-like isoform X2, with the protein MTTEGDGDHCGGSQADGLLAPLSDRDDMTSHPPHTDDDNGQCEGDMTCHTENKEWKCSQCGKHFAVQSNLKLHMKIHTGERDFACSVCGQRFSWKRSLKLHTRTHTGEKPFSCSDCDKRFSEKEDLKKHTRTHTGEKPFVCSDCGQRFSQKGSLKRHTRTHTGEKPFSCSDCGQRFSQKESLKRHTRTHTGEKPFSCSDCDKRFSEKKDLKKHTRTHTGEKPFVCLDCGQRFSVKGSLKIHTRTHTGEKPFSCSVCGQRFSVKGSLKIHTRIHTGEKPFACLVCGQRFSEKGSLKIHTRTHTGEQPFSCSVCGQRFSLKGSLKIHTRTHTGKKPFSCSVRGQRFSEKGNFKKHTRTHTGEKLFSCSVCGQRFSVKGSLKLHTRTHTGEKPFSCSDCDKGFSEKEDLKKHTRTHTGEKPFVCSDCGQRFSQKGSLKRHTRTHTGEKPFSCSDCGQRFSQKENLKRHTRTHTGEKQFSCSDCDKRFSEKEDLKIHTRTHTGEKPFSCSVCGQRFSRKSRVKTHKCAGENSSDQDAFNENVNV; encoded by the coding sequence atgacaacagaaggtgatggagaccactgtggaggatcacaagcagacggcctcttagctccactgtcagatCGTGATGACATGACTTCACACcctcctcacactgatgatgataatgGACAGTgtgaaggtgatatgacatgtcacactgaaaacaaagaatggaaatgttctcagtgtgggaagcattttgctgttcagagcaatttgaaactccacatgaaaatacacacagggGAGAGAgattttgcctgctcagtttgtggtcaaagattctcttggAAGAGAAgcttaaaattacacacacgaacacacactggtgagaaaccattttcctgctcagattgtgacaaaagattctctgaaaaggaagacttaaaaaaacacacaagaacacacactggtgagaaaccttttgtctgctcagattgtggccaaagattctctcagaagggaagcttaaaaagacacacaagaacacacactggtgagaaaccattttcctgctcagattgtggccaaagattctctcagaaggaaagcttaaaaagacacacaagaacacacactggtgagaaaccattttcctgctcagattgtgacaaaagattctctgaaaagaaagacttaaaaaaacacacaagaacacacactggtgagaaaccttttgtctgcttagattgtggccaaagattctctgtgaagggaagcttaaaaatacacacaagaacccacactggagagaaacctttttcctgctcagtttgtggccaaagattctctgtgaagggaagcttaaaaatacacacaagaatccacactggtgagaaaccttttgcttgcttagtttgtggtcagagattctctgaaaagggaagcttaaaaatacacacaagaacccacactggagagcaacctttttcctgctcagtttgtggccaaagattctctttgaagggaagcttaaaaatacacacaagaacacacactggtaagaaacctttttcctgctcagttcgtggtcaaagattctctgaaaaaggaaattttaaaaagcacacaagaacccacactggagagaaacttttttcctgctcagtttgtggccaaagattctctgtgaagggaagcttaaaattacacacaagaacacacactggtgagaaaccattttcctgctcagattgtgacaaaggattctctgaaaaggaagacttaaaaaaacacacaagaacacacactggtgagaaaccttttgtctgctcagattgtggccaaagattctctcagaagggaagcttaaaaagacacacaagaacacacactggtgagaaaccattttcctgctcagattgtggccaaagattctctcagaaggaaaacttaaaaagacacacaagaacacacactggtgagaaacaattttcctgctcagattgtgacaaaagattctctgaaaaggaagacttaaaaatacacacaagaacccacactggagagaaacctttttcctgctcagtttgtggccaaagattctctcgtaaATCTCGggttaagacacacaagtgtgctggtgagaatagcagtgatcaagatgctttcaatgaaaatgtaaatgtttaa